One stretch of Streptomyces agglomeratus DNA includes these proteins:
- a CDS encoding antibiotic biosynthesis monooxygenase family protein gives MFVILFKSRLSEEAGEDYYATEERMQERVRAIAGSDPVEVKHYTGEDGERLAVMMWQDGETLDKWRCDPDHQVAQRLGRKHWYSSYELTVAEVVRTSAHDNESPAAAAEGPR, from the coding sequence ATGTTCGTGATCCTGTTCAAGTCGCGCCTGTCCGAGGAGGCCGGCGAGGACTACTACGCCACCGAGGAGCGGATGCAGGAGCGGGTCCGCGCCATTGCCGGGTCCGACCCGGTGGAGGTCAAGCACTACACCGGGGAGGACGGCGAACGTCTCGCCGTCATGATGTGGCAGGACGGGGAGACGCTGGACAAGTGGCGTTGCGACCCCGATCACCAGGTGGCGCAGCGACTCGGCAGGAAACACTGGTACTCCTCCTACGAGTTGACCGTCGCCGAGGTGGTCCGGACCAGCGCGCACGACAACGAAAGCCCGGCCGCAGCGGCGGAGGGGCCGCGCTAG
- a CDS encoding FAD-dependent oxidoreductase yields the protein MNGNGTDRTDGNPETVIVGAGLVGAVTALYLAPRFGPVTLLEKRADPRRNSGGQGRSLVVMLSARGWRALSDLGVADAVRRICVPLHGRRGHLPDGRTRMTPYSRDGQPIWAVERRRLHHILLDAAEATPGVRIRFGQRVRSVDLDEPAVLVEDRHGSHRLTCRRVLGCDGAHSAARAALEARGTRAEVRTLDLAYQEIDVPAGRLDPTITHYWPSGKAMFAAHPLPSGRLSGSLFMRLDGPAPSYAAARGGQDLYEMFAAHFPELTGIIPDIAEQLATKAVSTLTAVRCDRWVWRDTFALLGDSCHAMAPFMGHGMNCGFEDARVLVDCLDASADWAAGLAAYEKSRTEDADAISRLSYRHYFTMAGPPREETAAEALRGRLTALFPDRFVPLYERCAFTEESYASVLRDDERLDRLVADLLARYGTELVSAPDDRLRACTPSPHPTTATLEDSECS from the coding sequence ATGAACGGGAACGGCACGGACCGCACGGACGGGAACCCGGAGACCGTCATCGTGGGGGCCGGTCTGGTGGGCGCGGTCACGGCTCTCTACCTGGCGCCCCGCTTCGGACCGGTCACCCTGCTGGAGAAACGGGCGGACCCCAGGCGGAACTCCGGTGGACAAGGCCGGTCACTGGTCGTGATGCTGTCGGCGCGCGGCTGGCGCGCCCTGTCGGACCTGGGCGTCGCGGACGCCGTGCGCCGCATATGCGTCCCCCTGCACGGACGCCGCGGGCACCTGCCCGACGGCCGGACGCGCATGACCCCCTACAGCCGGGACGGACAGCCCATCTGGGCGGTGGAGCGCCGGCGGCTGCACCACATCCTGCTGGACGCCGCCGAGGCGACCCCCGGTGTGCGCATCCGCTTCGGGCAGCGCGTGCGCTCGGTGGACCTGGACGAACCCGCGGTGCTGGTGGAGGACCGGCACGGCTCGCACCGGCTGACGTGCCGCCGGGTCCTCGGCTGCGACGGCGCGCACTCCGCCGCCCGGGCCGCCCTGGAGGCGCGCGGCACCCGGGCCGAGGTGCGCACGCTGGACCTGGCCTACCAGGAGATCGACGTACCGGCCGGCCGGCTGGACCCGACCATCACGCACTACTGGCCCTCCGGGAAGGCGATGTTCGCCGCGCACCCCCTGCCGTCGGGGAGGCTCTCGGGCTCCTTGTTCATGCGCCTCGACGGCCCCGCCCCGTCCTACGCGGCGGCCCGCGGCGGCCAGGACCTGTACGAGATGTTCGCCGCCCACTTCCCCGAGCTGACCGGGATCATCCCCGACATCGCGGAACAGCTCGCCACCAAGGCCGTCTCGACTCTCACGGCCGTCCGCTGCGACCGATGGGTCTGGCGGGACACCTTCGCGCTGCTGGGTGATTCCTGTCATGCGATGGCGCCCTTCATGGGGCACGGCATGAACTGCGGCTTCGAGGACGCCCGGGTCCTCGTCGACTGCCTCGACGCCTCCGCGGACTGGGCGGCGGGCCTGGCCGCCTACGAGAAGTCGCGGACCGAGGACGCCGACGCCATCTCCCGGCTCTCCTACCGGCACTACTTCACGATGGCCGGCCCACCGCGCGAGGAGACCGCTGCGGAGGCGCTGCGCGGGCGGCTGACGGCCCTGTTCCCCGACCGGTTCGTTCCGCTGTACGAGCGGTGCGCGTTCACCGAGGAGAGCTACGCCTCCGTACTGCGTGACGACGAGCGTCTGGACCGGCTCGTGGCGGATCTGTTGGCCCGGTACGGCACCGAGCTGGTCTCGGCGCCCGACGACCGACTGCGCGCCTGCACCCCTTCCCCCCACCCGACCACCGCCACCCTGGAGGACTCCGAATGTTCGTGA
- a CDS encoding isocitrate/isopropylmalate dehydrogenase family protein — protein sequence MTTIAVIPGDGIGPEVIEPALDVLDALGLGTRTDVLDHVNAETYLRTGTALTGADLDRIRSSRAALLGAIGDPRLSDTAYVRTVLTTLRLELDLYVNYRPARLLHDRLSPLRDPARRAIDCVIVRENTEGLYSGIGGGTRTGTPQEIAIDVDLSTHQGVSRVLEFAFSVARRSVCLVDKANAVRNGGQLWQRCWSEAVARHPHVETSHLYVDTAALRLATDPTAFDVVVTNNSYGDILSDLTAALAGGLGVAASANLNPVTGKGLFEPVHGSAPDIAGTGTANPFGAILSVALLVEHLGRTEEADAVRRAVAAAVSAGRVTPDLGGSLGTKEAGAAVLTELRRP from the coding sequence TTGACCACCATCGCCGTGATCCCCGGTGACGGCATCGGTCCCGAGGTGATCGAGCCGGCGCTGGACGTCCTCGACGCCCTCGGCCTCGGGACGCGTACGGACGTCCTGGACCACGTCAACGCGGAGACCTACCTGCGCACCGGAACCGCGCTGACCGGAGCCGACCTCGACCGGATCAGGTCCAGCCGGGCGGCGCTCCTCGGCGCGATCGGGGACCCCCGGCTCAGCGACACCGCGTACGTGCGTACGGTCCTCACCACCCTGCGCCTCGAACTCGACCTCTACGTCAACTACCGGCCCGCCAGGCTCCTGCACGACAGGCTCAGTCCGCTGCGCGACCCGGCCCGCCGGGCGATCGACTGCGTGATCGTCAGGGAGAACACCGAGGGGCTCTACAGCGGCATCGGCGGCGGTACGCGCACCGGGACCCCCCAGGAGATCGCCATCGACGTGGACCTCAGCACCCACCAAGGCGTCTCACGGGTACTGGAGTTCGCGTTCTCGGTGGCGCGCAGGTCGGTGTGCCTCGTCGACAAGGCCAACGCCGTCCGCAACGGCGGACAGCTGTGGCAGCGGTGCTGGAGCGAGGCGGTCGCACGGCACCCGCACGTCGAGACGTCCCACCTCTACGTGGACACCGCCGCCCTGCGACTGGCCACCGATCCGACCGCCTTCGACGTCGTCGTCACCAACAACTCCTACGGCGACATCCTGAGCGACCTCACGGCCGCGCTGGCCGGCGGCCTCGGCGTGGCGGCGTCGGCGAACCTCAACCCCGTGACCGGAAAAGGGCTCTTCGAGCCCGTGCACGGCAGCGCCCCGGACATCGCGGGTACCGGCACCGCCAACCCGTTCGGCGCGATCCTCTCCGTGGCCCTGCTGGTCGAGCACCTGGGCCGGACCGAGGAGGCGGACGCGGTCCGCCGGGCGGTCGCCGCGGCGGTCTCGGCTGGCCGTGTGACCCCCGACCTCGGCGGGTCCCTGGGTACCAAAGAGGCCGGCGCCGCGGTCCTGACGGAACTGCGGCGGCCATAG
- a CDS encoding thioesterase II family protein gives MSRIRERGWVRSMIAGDPAGVRVVCFPHSGGSGVAFGEWSAAVPPGVSLMAVQYPGRGDRFGEPPVDDVAAMAGCVAAELLRLPPGDHVLFGHSLGALVAYETALLLRDAGEEPRALCVSAALPPGSMTNRGVHLAPDDEFWSTLCALGGIEPAVAENAELRDLLLPVIRSDLRAHATYRPRPGTRPLSCPVRSYHGAGDPLVEQDQLAGWASVTSGGFSGTVRPGGHFHVTTDVAELVADVLSQGPK, from the coding sequence ATGAGCCGGATACGGGAACGCGGCTGGGTGCGGTCGATGATCGCCGGTGACCCTGCCGGCGTCCGGGTGGTGTGCTTCCCGCACTCGGGGGGATCGGGGGTCGCCTTCGGCGAGTGGTCCGCCGCGGTGCCGCCCGGTGTGTCGCTGATGGCCGTCCAGTACCCGGGCCGCGGCGACCGCTTCGGAGAGCCGCCCGTGGACGACGTGGCCGCGATGGCCGGCTGCGTGGCGGCGGAACTGCTGCGGTTGCCGCCGGGCGACCACGTGCTGTTCGGGCACAGCCTCGGGGCGCTGGTCGCCTACGAGACCGCCCTGCTGCTGCGGGACGCCGGTGAGGAACCCCGGGCGCTCTGCGTGTCCGCCGCCCTGCCGCCCGGATCCATGACCAACAGGGGTGTCCACCTGGCGCCCGACGACGAGTTCTGGTCGACCCTGTGCGCGCTGGGCGGCATCGAGCCCGCGGTCGCCGAGAACGCCGAGCTGCGCGACCTCCTCCTGCCCGTCATCCGCTCGGACCTGCGGGCGCACGCGACCTATCGGCCCCGCCCCGGCACCCGTCCGCTGTCCTGTCCCGTGCGCAGCTACCACGGCGCGGGCGACCCGCTGGTGGAGCAGGACCAGCTGGCGGGGTGGGCGAGCGTCACCTCCGGCGGCTTTTCGGGGACCGTGCGGCCGGGCGGGCACTTCCACGTGACGACCGACGTCGCGGAACTCGTCGCGGACGTGCTGAGCCAGGGCCCGAAGTGA
- a CDS encoding (2,3-dihydroxybenzoyl)adenylate synthase yields the protein MLDGFVHWPEQLAADLRRTGVWRGRPIGDLLHESCERNADRVAVVCGERRMTYAELSRRADRLAGGLIGLGIRPLDRVVVHLPNIPEFVVLVFALLRAGAIPVLALPGHRRAEIAHLCAHSGAVAYVVKDEFGGFDFRTIAREIPSVPHVIVSGDAQEFISLESLESPDAQDVALPTVDASDPALFLLSGGTTGLPKLIPRTHDDYEYVMRACAEAMRVGPEVVYLAVNPVAHQAALACPGVFGSLLMGGKAVLTSSVRPDDVFSLIRREAVTVTTVVPSVLRLWADSGRPPGELSRLLIQVGSAPLDPALARRAAQELGCRIQRWYGISEGLLTHTRLDDPEEVAVNTDGRPMSPGDEVRIVDDSGNPVPDGEPGEMQARGPYTIRGYYRAPEENARSFTPDGFFRTGDLVRRRPDGNIMIVGRIKDVINRAGEKVSAEEVERQLRTHPAVQDAAVIGVADTVLGERTYAFVVLNEADVRPSAMKEFLRGRGLATYKIPDRLIPMPQLPRTPMGKVDKKALRARIAASQR from the coding sequence ATGCTTGACGGTTTTGTGCACTGGCCCGAACAGCTCGCGGCGGACCTGCGCCGGACAGGGGTCTGGCGCGGCCGGCCGATCGGTGACTTGTTGCACGAGTCGTGCGAACGGAACGCCGATCGGGTGGCCGTGGTGTGCGGCGAACGCCGGATGACCTACGCGGAGCTGTCCCGGCGGGCGGACCGGTTGGCGGGCGGCCTGATCGGACTGGGCATCAGGCCCCTGGACCGGGTGGTGGTGCACCTTCCCAACATCCCGGAGTTCGTCGTCCTGGTCTTCGCGCTGCTGCGGGCCGGAGCGATCCCGGTGCTGGCGCTGCCCGGTCACCGCAGGGCCGAGATCGCGCATCTGTGTGCCCACTCGGGGGCTGTCGCCTATGTGGTGAAGGACGAGTTCGGCGGGTTCGACTTCCGTACGATCGCCCGGGAGATCCCGTCGGTCCCGCACGTGATCGTCAGCGGCGACGCCCAGGAGTTCATTTCGCTGGAGTCGCTGGAGTCGCCGGACGCCCAGGACGTCGCACTGCCCACGGTGGACGCGTCCGACCCCGCGCTGTTCCTGCTCTCCGGGGGCACCACCGGACTGCCGAAGCTGATTCCCCGGACCCACGACGACTACGAGTACGTCATGCGGGCCTGCGCGGAGGCGATGCGGGTGGGCCCGGAGGTGGTCTACCTCGCCGTCAACCCGGTCGCGCACCAGGCGGCCCTCGCCTGTCCGGGCGTGTTCGGCAGTCTCCTGATGGGAGGGAAGGCGGTACTCACGTCGAGCGTGCGGCCCGACGACGTCTTCTCGCTGATCCGCCGCGAGGCAGTCACCGTGACCACGGTCGTGCCCTCGGTGCTGCGGCTGTGGGCCGATTCCGGACGACCGCCCGGCGAACTGTCCCGCCTGCTGATCCAGGTGGGCAGTGCCCCGCTCGACCCGGCCCTGGCGCGCCGCGCGGCCCAGGAGCTGGGCTGCCGGATCCAGCGGTGGTACGGCATCAGCGAGGGGCTGCTGACCCACACCCGGCTCGACGACCCGGAGGAGGTGGCCGTGAACACGGACGGCCGCCCGATGTCACCGGGCGACGAGGTCCGGATCGTCGACGACTCCGGGAACCCGGTGCCCGACGGGGAGCCCGGCGAGATGCAGGCGCGCGGTCCGTACACGATCCGCGGGTACTACCGGGCCCCCGAGGAGAACGCCCGGTCGTTCACACCGGACGGTTTCTTCCGCACCGGCGACCTCGTCCGACGCAGGCCGGACGGCAACATCATGATCGTCGGCAGGATCAAGGACGTCATCAACCGGGCCGGCGAGAAGGTCTCCGCGGAGGAGGTGGAGCGGCAGCTACGCACCCACCCCGCCGTGCAGGACGCGGCCGTGATCGGCGTGGCGGACACCGTGCTCGGCGAACGGACGTACGCCTTCGTCGTCCTCAACGAGGCGGACGTCCGCCCGTCCGCCATGAAGGAGTTCCTCAGAGGCCGCGGCCTGGCCACCTACAAGATCCCCGACCGGCTGATTCCGATGCCGCAGCTTCCGCGCACACCGATGGGGAAGGTCGACAAGAAGGCACTGCGCGCACGGATCGCCGCGTCACAACGCTGA
- a CDS encoding PP2C family protein-serine/threonine phosphatase: MTLAGTLAAAETSAPVESLDVVARMLKERLGAASVSFLITDFTGGSVVRLGAAGSVDTEEPARRITLRGTLYDDVIRTQRPSVEDKGEGALVRVVAPVTNRGDAIGLLELFLAAAPNAEVMREIGETAHALAYIVIANRSYTDVYQWGRRTKPLSLAAEIQHRLLPASLACEAAQFTVAGALEPADHVGGDTFDYVIDRDTVQLSVTDAMGHDVEAALLATLAVGALRRARRAGGDLAEQARQADQAMREHGRQSYVTGQLLRISLIDGKTEFINAGHPWPLRMRNGQVREITPKVDMPFGFHAPHTYRVQSLDLRPGDRLVMLTDGMLERNANALELPDLIVRTRALHPREAARTLIAAIVDANDGHLQDDATVMCLDWHGVDHSRRNADTGADLTDASAPSQTGRTTPGR, encoded by the coding sequence ATGACCTTGGCCGGGACGCTGGCCGCGGCGGAGACCTCGGCGCCCGTGGAGTCGCTCGACGTGGTCGCGCGCATGCTCAAGGAACGCCTCGGGGCCGCGTCGGTGTCGTTCCTCATCACCGACTTCACCGGCGGCTCGGTCGTACGGCTGGGGGCGGCGGGCAGCGTCGATACCGAGGAACCCGCCCGGCGCATCACACTGCGGGGCACCCTGTACGACGACGTGATCCGCACCCAGCGGCCGAGCGTGGAGGACAAGGGCGAGGGCGCGCTGGTGCGGGTCGTCGCCCCGGTGACCAACCGCGGGGACGCCATCGGACTCCTCGAACTGTTCCTGGCCGCGGCGCCGAACGCGGAGGTGATGCGGGAAATCGGCGAGACCGCGCACGCCCTGGCGTACATCGTCATCGCGAACCGGTCCTACACCGACGTGTACCAGTGGGGACGCCGGACCAAGCCGCTGAGTCTGGCTGCGGAGATCCAGCACCGGTTGCTCCCCGCGTCGCTGGCCTGTGAGGCGGCGCAGTTCACGGTCGCCGGGGCGCTGGAGCCGGCCGACCATGTCGGGGGTGACACCTTCGACTACGTGATCGACCGGGACACGGTCCAGCTCTCCGTCACCGATGCCATGGGGCACGATGTCGAGGCCGCGCTGCTGGCCACTCTTGCGGTGGGCGCCCTGCGCCGGGCACGGCGGGCCGGTGGCGACCTGGCCGAGCAGGCCCGCCAGGCCGACCAGGCCATGCGCGAGCACGGCCGCCAGAGCTACGTCACCGGCCAGCTCCTGCGCATCAGCCTGATCGACGGCAAGACCGAGTTCATCAACGCCGGGCACCCCTGGCCACTGCGCATGCGGAACGGACAGGTGCGGGAGATCACTCCGAAGGTCGATATGCCGTTCGGCTTCCATGCCCCTCACACCTACCGGGTCCAGTCGCTGGACCTGCGACCGGGCGACCGGCTGGTGATGCTGACCGACGGCATGCTGGAACGCAACGCCAACGCCCTTGAGCTGCCGGACCTGATCGTCCGCACTCGCGCGCTGCATCCCCGCGAGGCCGCCCGCACCCTCATCGCGGCGATCGTCGACGCCAACGACGGCCACCTGCAGGACGACGCGACTGTCATGTGCCTGGACTGGCACGGCGTCGACCACTCCCGGCGGAACGCCGACACCGGCGCCGACCTCACCGACGCCTCCGCACCGTCACAGACGGGGCGGACCACTCCTGGGCGATGA
- the trhA gene encoding PAQR family membrane homeostasis protein TrhA produces MSRDAAEVGCSHVASARGERREDGLPCGSQSGDAGKKVHSVAALVERAAVLAEPIKPRLRGWLHAGMVPAALIAGVVLICLARTPQALLACAVYSVTAWLLFATSAIYHRGTWGPLGEALLRRLDHANIFLIIAGTCTPLAVLLLQPDQRSVLLWIVWAGALAGIAFRVLWVGAPRWLYTPCYLALGWAPVRYLPDFLHTGGAAVLVLIIVGGLLYSAGAVVYALQRPDPSPRWFGFHEVFHALTVAGFTAHYIAISLATY; encoded by the coding sequence GTGTCCCGCGACGCCGCTGAAGTCGGATGTAGTCACGTCGCCTCAGCGCGTGGAGAACGCCGTGAAGACGGGCTGCCCTGCGGATCACAGAGTGGCGATGCAGGGAAGAAGGTTCACTCGGTTGCCGCCCTGGTGGAGCGGGCGGCCGTCCTGGCCGAACCGATCAAGCCGAGGTTGCGTGGCTGGCTCCACGCCGGAATGGTCCCCGCCGCACTGATCGCAGGCGTCGTACTCATCTGCCTGGCCCGTACGCCGCAGGCGCTTTTGGCCTGCGCCGTGTATTCGGTCACCGCCTGGCTGCTGTTCGCAACGAGCGCCATCTACCACCGCGGCACCTGGGGGCCGCTCGGCGAAGCTCTTCTACGACGCCTCGACCACGCCAACATCTTCCTGATCATCGCCGGCACTTGCACCCCCCTGGCCGTGCTCCTCCTCCAGCCGGACCAGCGGTCCGTACTGCTGTGGATCGTGTGGGCGGGCGCGTTGGCCGGCATCGCCTTCCGGGTCCTGTGGGTCGGAGCCCCGCGCTGGCTGTACACCCCGTGTTACCTGGCCCTGGGGTGGGCACCGGTGCGCTATCTGCCCGACTTCCTGCACACCGGCGGAGCAGCCGTACTCGTCCTGATCATTGTCGGCGGTCTCCTCTACAGTGCAGGCGCGGTGGTCTACGCTCTTCAGCGGCCCGACCCCTCACCCCGCTGGTTCGGCTTCCACGAGGTCTTCCACGCACTGACCGTGGCGGGCTTCACCGCGCACTACATCGCCATCTCCCTGGCCACCTACTGA